One genomic window of Cololabis saira isolate AMF1-May2022 chromosome 3, fColSai1.1, whole genome shotgun sequence includes the following:
- the LOC133436823 gene encoding glycoprotein endo-alpha-1,2-mannosidase-like protein has translation MARLRRKICVALFLFTLFIFGTFMALRTLKPTDGFSDLAPGLDLLPILGGKVDRTASPDNQARPPGANKAVLSNFSPEGIVFYDVHIFYYTWYGSPHMDGKYIHWDHILVPHWDQKIASSYPRGRHMPPEDVGSSFYPELNPYSSRDPDVLESHMEQIGASAAGVLILSWYPPGLADDNGEPSEDMVPAVLDAAYRHNLKVAFHIQPYRGRNDQTVHDNIKYIIDRYGDHGAFYKFTSSTGKSLPLFYIYDSYLNPPEAWSEFLTPTGSHSVRGSAYDSIFIALIVEERHKHDILAGGFDGMYTYFASNGFSFGSSHQNWKAIKAFCDGNNLLFIPSVGPGYIDTSIRPWNNHNTRNRVNGRYYETALQAALNVRPEIVSITSFNEWHEGTQIERAVPKKTVTRVYLDYQPHGPDHYLELTRHWAEQFNKEREQWLI, from the exons ATGGCAAGACTCCGGAGGAAGATTTGCGTCGCTCTGTTTCTCTTCACCTTGTTCATTTTCGGGACCTTTATGGCTCTGAGGACCCTAAAGCCCACGGACGGCTTCTCGGATCTGGCTCCGGGCTTGGACCTCCTTCCCATCCTAGGAGGGAAGGTGGACCGCACCGCCTCCCCGGATAATCAAGCCCGTCCGCCGGGCGCCAACAAGGCAGTGTTGTCCAACTTCAGTCCCGAAGGGATTGTGTTTTACGACGTTCACATTTTTTATTACACTTGGTACGGCAGCCCTCATATGGACGGCAAATATATCCACTGGGACCACATCCTGGTTCCGCACTGGGACCAGAAGATCGCATCCAGCTACCCGAGAGGGAGGCACATGCCGCCCGAGGACGTGGGCTCCAGTTTCTACCCCGAGCTGAACCCGTACAGCTCCCGGGACCCGGACGTGCTGGAGTCCCACATGGAGCAGATAGGAGCGTCCGCAGCAG GGGTTCTGATCCTGTCTTGGTATCCACCAGGCCTGGCGGATGACAACGGGGAACCCAGTGAAGATATGGTACCAGCTGTACTGGATGCTGCATACAGACACAACCTCAAG GTTGCATTTCACATCCAACCGTACAGAGGACGAAATGACCAGACTGTGCACGACAACATCAAGTACATAATTGACAG GTACGGTGACCACGGGGCCTTCTACAAGTTTACCTCCAGCACAGGGAAGAGTCTTCCTCTGTTCTACATTTACGACTCGTACCTAAATCCCCCGGAAGCCTGGTCTGAGTTCCTGACACCCACCGGCTCCCACAGCGTGCGCGGCTCTGCCTACGACTCCATCTTCATCGCTTTGATTGTGGAGGAGCGCCACAAGCACGACATCCTGGCGGGGGGCTTTGACGGCATGTACACCTACTTTGCCTCCAACGGCTTCTCCTTCGGTTCTTCTCACCAGAACTGGAAAGCCATCAAGGCTTTCTGTGACGGGAACAACCTCCTCTTCATCCCCAGCGTCGGACCCGGCTACATTGACACCAGCATTCGACCCTGGAACAACCACAACACTCGCAACAGGGTGAACGGCCGCTACTACGAGACCGCCCTGCAGGCGGCACTCAACGTGCGGCCGGAGATCGTCAGCATAACGTCCTTTAACGAATGGCACGAAGGGACGCAGATTGAGCGGGCGGTGCCTAAAAAAACAGTGACACGTGTGTACTTGGACTATCAGCCGCACGGGCCTGATCACTACCTGGAACTGACCCGCCACTGGGCCGAGCAGTTCAATAAAGAGAGGGAACAGTGGCTTATTTGA
- the yrdc gene encoding yrdC domain-containing protein, mitochondrial — MNSVGYVAAVLTQFRRAHTSSGVRPLTADMCKELKTRLLRLLPPSNNGPTIHQGSHADNTDILDCTVKALKDGDVVAVPTDTIYGLACLAQNSDAVRKIYGMKGRNGQKPLAICVGDIQDIYRYCKVEVKKELLDDLLPGPVTLVFERSEALNLDLNPFTSLVGVRIPKHAFMRRLCQMCDEPLALTSANISSQTSTLEAHEFQDLWPRLAVVVDGGPIQDQSRLGSTVVDLSVLGKYRIIRPGCALSSTLDVLERKYGLSEDSGQE; from the exons ATGAATTCAGTCGGCTACGTCGCCGCCGTATTAACCCAGTTCAGAAGAGCTCACACTTCATCGGGGGTTCGTCCACTCACGGCAGACATGTGTAAAGAGCTGAAGACCAGATTGCTGAGGCTGTTGCCGCCGTCCAATAACGGGCCGACCATTCATCAGGGATCCCACGCAG ACAATACTGATATCCTGGACTGCACGGTGAAGGCTCTGAAAGACGGTGATGTTGTTGCTGTGCCCACCGACACCATCTACGGCCTGGCATGTCTGGCCCAAAACTCTGATGCGGTTAGAAAGATCTACGGCATGAAAGGACGGAACGGACAGAAGCCGCTGGCTATTTGTGTCGGAGATATTCAAGATATCTACAG GTACTGTAAAGTGGAGGTGAAGAAGGAACTATTGGATGACCTGCTGCCTGGTCCTGTCACTCTGGTGTTTGAAAGGTCTGAAGCCTTGAACTTAGATCTCAACCCCTTTACATCT CTCGTGGGTGTTCGTATCCCCAAACATGCCTTCATGCGGAGACTTTGTCAGATGTGTGATGAACCTCTTGCACTCACCAGCGCCAACATCAGCTCACAAACCAGCACGCTAGAAGCGCAT GAGTTTCAAGACCTCTGGCCAAGACTAGCGGTGGTGGTGGACGGTGGGCCGATACAGGACCAGAGCCGCCTCGGGTCAACGGTGGTTGACCTGTCGGTACTCGGCAAATATCGCATCATCAGACCTGGCTG TGCCCTTTCTTCTACACTTGACGTGCTGGAGCGCAAATATGGACTGTCAGAGGACTCGGGGCAAGAATGA